In the genome of Segnochrobactrum spirostomi, the window AAGAAGGCGTAGCCGAACAGGGCGGCGGCGACCGTCTCCAGGAAGATGACGAGGGACGAGAACGCCGCCGACAGGTGGCCGAGGGCGAAGGCGAGCAGGCCCTGTCCACCGACCTGGCTCACCAGTGCGAGCGCGACGAGCGCCCCGACCCCGGCGAGGGACGCAGGCAGGAAATGACCGTCGAGCGCCGCCGCCACGACGAGGAGCACGGCGGCGGTGATGAGGGTCGAGCGATAGAGGACGAGGCCGGAGCCCATGGTGCGGCGGGCGACGCGCACGCTCAAGAAATAGGCTCCGAAAAAGAGCGAGGTGACGACGCCGCAGAGGTCACCGAACACCCGCTCCGGGTTGAGGCCGAGGCTCGATCCGACGAGGAGAAGCGCGCCGGCGACGCACAAGGCGAGGCCGGCGAAGGTCGCGCGACTCACCGGTTCGCCGATGAAGACACGAGAGCCTAGGGCGACCCACACCGGCGCCAGCGTGCCGAGCAGCGTGGCGTTGGTGAGCGTCGTGTTGAGGATGGCGAGGTGCCAGAAGATGAGATCGCCGGCGAAGAACAGCCCGGCGAACACGACAGGGCGGCTCCAGGGCACGGCCGGCACGCCGCGCGATTCGAGCCGCGCCCAGAGCCACAAAAACGGGATCGACAGCCCGGCGCGCCAGAACGCGCTGACGAACGGGCCGACCTCGGCCCACCGCACGAACACCGCCGAGGCCGCCATGCCGATCGCACCACCGACGAGGGCGATCCCGGCGAAGACGAGCGCGCGGGACCGCGGGGCAGACGAACGATCGGCAAGGATGGTCATGAGCGGTGGCGTTTCGTGAGGAGCGGTGCCGAAACGGCACCCTGGCGAAGACGCCCGGGGCTCGATATGGTGCCCGCATAGAGCACGGCGCGCCGCCGGACCGGGCGACCTGTAGCCCCGGCGTCCGCGCATCGCAATCCCCTGTTGCGGTCCTCCCCCGAACCGGCCTCGAGCGCCGCCGCCCGGCGAGCCCAGGCGCATCACCGAACCCCGCGCACTCATCACCCAACCCTATGACCGCGACCCTTTCCGCAGATCCCGGCTTCGATCCCGTCGTGACGATCGACGGCGACGACACCTCCGGCATCCTCCTCCTCTGTGATCACGCCTCGAATCGGCTGCCGCCGCGCTACGGCACACTCGGCCTGCCGGCGAGCGAGCTCGAACGCCACATCGGCTACGACATCGGGGCCGAGGCGGTGACGCGCGGCCTCGCCGCTCGGCTCGGCGCGCCGGCGCTGCTCACGACCTATTCACGGCTGCTCATCGATCCGAACCGCGGCGAGGACGACCCGACTTTGGTGATGCGGCTCTCCGACGGTGCGGTGGTGCCCGGCAACGCCCGGGCCGACGCGGCGGAACGCGACCGTCGCATCGCGCGCTTCCACCGGCCCTATCACGACGCGATCGCCGCCAAGGTCGCCGCGATGGCGGCCGGTGGGCGGGCGCCGCTCGTGATCGCGATCCATTCCTTCACACCGGTCTGGCGCGGCTGGCCGCGGCCCTGGCATGTCGGCATCCTGTGGGACGCCGATCCGCGCGGCGCCGTGCCCTTCATCGCCCTGTTGCGCCGGGACGACACCTTGGTCGTCGGCGACAACGAGCCCTATGACGGGGCGCTCAAGGGCGATACCTTATACCGACACGCGACCGCACACGGTTATCCGCACGCCCTCGTCGAGATCCGGCAGGACCTGATCGCCGAAGAATGCGGCGCGGCCGCCTGGGCGGACCGGCTCGCGCCGATCATCGAGACGCTGCGGCGCGACCCCGAAACCGAGCGGATCGAACGGTTCGGATCACGCACGGGGCCGGTCGCGGACGAACATGCCGCCGGGGCGCAGGGAGAGACGAGACGATGAGCGAGATCGACGACGCGACCCGGACCGAACTCGAG includes:
- a CDS encoding DMT family transporter — translated: MTILADRSSAPRSRALVFAGIALVGGAIGMAASAVFVRWAEVGPFVSAFWRAGLSIPFLWLWARLESRGVPAVPWSRPVVFAGLFFAGDLIFWHLAILNTTLTNATLLGTLAPVWVALGSRVFIGEPVSRATFAGLALCVAGALLLVGSSLGLNPERVFGDLCGVVTSLFFGAYFLSVRVARRTMGSGLVLYRSTLITAAVLLVVAAALDGHFLPASLAGVGALVALALVSQVGGQGLLAFALGHLSAAFSSLVIFLETVAAALFGYAFFNEAITGLQLVGGIAILSGIWVARPRRSGSA
- a CDS encoding N-formylglutamate amidohydrolase, coding for MTATLSADPGFDPVVTIDGDDTSGILLLCDHASNRLPPRYGTLGLPASELERHIGYDIGAEAVTRGLAARLGAPALLTTYSRLLIDPNRGEDDPTLVMRLSDGAVVPGNARADAAERDRRIARFHRPYHDAIAAKVAAMAAGGRAPLVIAIHSFTPVWRGWPRPWHVGILWDADPRGAVPFIALLRRDDTLVVGDNEPYDGALKGDTLYRHATAHGYPHALVEIRQDLIAEECGAAAWADRLAPIIETLRRDPETERIERFGSRTGPVADEHAAGAQGETRR